The nucleotide sequence ATCCCCGGCATCGCACGATGCTGAAGCTCAGATTCGGCCTCGACGGCCCCGCCCACACCCTCCAGGAGGCCGCGGCCGTCCTGGGAATCTCGTCGTCGACGGCGCTACGGGTGCACCAGGGCGCGTTGCGGGCGGCCCGCCGGATCCTCGAGGAGGAGCGGACGACGGCGCTGCGGAGCCGCGGCGCGTCGCTCGATGATGAGAGCTGCGCCTAGCCCAGCGAGACGCTCTGCAGCTTCTTGCGCAGCATCTCCAGCTCCGTCAGCTGCGCGAACTGGGCGCGGTGTCCCGTGGGGTCCTTCAGCGGATCCGTGCGCTGCAGCCGCGACTTCACCTGTGCGATGTCGCGGGTCACATGCGTCAGCCGCAGCCGGGAGCTGTAGGCCAGCGAATAGCCCTCGTCCGGCACCCGCAGAAGAGGCTCGACGAGCAACGCAACCAGCAGCTGGCGCACCAGATCGTTCGGCGCCAGAGAACGCAGCTGATCCGTCCATCCCTCCCCGAACGGGACCGAGCTGATCAGCCGGAACACCGCCTGGTAGCCGGGATGCGTGAAGTCGTCGGCGGTCACCGCGTTCCAGGCCGTGTCGAACGTGAGGGGGAACTGCAGCATCAGCTTGAGCGTGTCGCGCTCCAGCCTCAGCGCCGGGTCGTCGGGCCGAGGCCAGTCGGGGTCCGGGCCCGAGGCCGCGTCCTCTGGCGGAGGCTCGTGGCGCGGCGGCTCAGCGTGCTGGCCTCGGCGGGCGACCCGCTGCGCCTCGCGTCGCACGTCCTCGACGTCCATCCCGAGCACCCCGGCGAGCTCGCGGAGGTACTGGGTCACGAGCGACTGGTCGCGGATGGAGCCGACCAGCTCGGCGCCCTCACGGGCAGCCGACAGCCTGCCGTCGGCGCGGTCCAGGTCGTAGCTCTTGGCGATGTTGCTCATCACGAAGCGGTACAGCGGCACGCGTCTCGCGACCAGTTCCCGGACCGCGGCGTCGCCCTGCTGCATCCTCAGATCGCAGGGGTCCAGCCCGCTCGGCTCGACCGCGACGTACGTCTGGGCCGTGAAGTTGTGGTCCCCCTTGAAGACCTTCAGAGCCGCGGCCTGGCCGGCCTTGTCGCCGTCGAACGTGAAGATGACCTCGCCGTGCAGGCCATCGGAGCTGCCCATCAGGCGCTGCAGAAGCCGCGCATGGTCCTCACCGAACGCGGTGCCGCACGACGCGACGGCGGTCGTGACCCCCGAGAGGTGCGCGGCCATCACGTCGGTGTAGCCCTCGACGATCACGGCCTGCGACCTGCGGCCGATCTCGCGTCGGGCAAGGTCGAGCCCGTAGAGGACGTGCGACTTCTTGTAGACCGGCGACTCCGGCGTGTTGATGTACTTGGCGGGCAGCCGGTCGTCGTCGTAGATGCGGCGGGCGCCGAACCCGAGGACGGCCTGCGCCGAGTCCCGGATGGGCCACAGCACGCGGCCGGTGAAGAAGTCCCGGCCGCCGTCGCGGATCAGCCCCGCGGCCTTGAGCACCGCGTCGTCGAAGCCCTTGCCACGCAGCGTCTGTCGCAGGGCCTGACCGTGCCGCGGCGCGTAGCCGACGGTGAACTGCAGCGCGGCCGCCCGGTCGAAGTCGCGGCCGTTCAGGAAGCGACGCGCCTCCACCGCCTCGGCGGAGTCGAGCTGCGCGCTGAAGAAGTCCTGCGCCGCCTGGTTGGCCTCCAGCACCCGTTTGCGGAGCCCCGGCTGCTGGCCGGGCTGGCCGTCGTCGTCGATCCGCAGCACGATCCCGGCACGGTCGGCGAGCACCTGCACCGCCTCGACGAAGGACAGGTTCTGCTGGCGCTGGAGAAATGTGATGACGTCTCCGCCCTCGCCGCAGCCGAAGCAGTAGTAGAAGCCACGCGACGGGGTGACCGTGAAGCTGGGGGTCTTCTCGTCGTGGAACGGGCACAGCCCCTTCAGCGATCCACCGCCCGCGTTGCGCAGCTGCACGTACCCGCCGATCACGTCGTCGATGCGGCTCCGCTCACGGACCTGGGCGATGTCCTCCTCGTTGATGCGACCCGCCATGCCGGGAAGTCTAGTGGCACTCTCCAGGGGCTCCCGCACGCGTCCCGCCCAGCCGGTTCGCTGAGCACTTCGCCAAGCGCAGCACAAGCCTGTCGAATGGCACTCCTCCGGTTCCCTGAGCACTTCGACGAGCTCAGCACAAGCCTGTCGAAGGGATCTCCTCCGGTTCCCTGAGCACTTCGACAAGCTCAGCACATGCCTGTCGAAGGGCCCTGAGCGCAGCGAAGGGATCTCCTCTCGCTTCGCTCGAGGCACCTCGACAGGCTCGGCGACCCGGGAAGGCTCGGCGACCCGGGAAGGCTCGGCGACCCGGGAAAGCTCGGCGACCCGGGAAAGCTCGGCGACCCGGGAAAGCTCGGCGACCCGGGAAAGCTCGGCGAGCCGAGAGTCAGGCGCCGCGACCGATGCCGCGGGGCAGCTTCTTCGGGTCCCAGCCCAGCAGCAGCTGGGCGCGCTCGAAGGCGAACCGGTCGGTCATGCCCCCGACGTAGGCGACGGCGCCGTGCGTGAGGTTGCCGCGGGTGTACTCCGCAGGCAGCGACTCGGGGTTCTCCAGGTAGTACGTGACGAGGTCGCGCAGCACGTCGACGACGGTGGTGGACTGGGCGACGGACTCCGGGCGGGTGTAGATCCGTTCGTAGTTGAAGCGACGCAGCTCCGCGAGTGCCTCAGCCGTCGTCTTGTCCATGCCGACGGTGCCGGTCGCGGCCGTCGTCTCGATCACCGCGTTGATGAACGTGGCGAGCTGCTGGCTCCGTCTCGTGCCGGCCACCTCGCGCACGATCGGGGGCACGTCGTCGATCGTGACGATGCCCGCGTGGATGGCGTCCTCGAGGTCGTGAGCGCAGTAGGCGATGCGGTCGGCCCAGGAGACGATCTCCCCCTCCACCGTCAGCGGTGCGGGGCGCGACCAGGAGTGATTGCGGATGCCGTCGAGCGTCTGGACGGTGAGGTTCAGGTCGGCCAGGACGACGTCGGCCCCCCACGGGCCGTGGTCGTAGCCCTCCGAGATGAACTCGTCGAACGCGTCCTCCGAGGCGTGGCCGCCTGGTCCGTGGCCGCAGTCGTGGCCGAGCGCGATGGCGTCGGTCAGCGTGACGTTGACGCCGATGCCCCGCGCCATCGCGACGGCGGCCTGGGCCACCTCGAGCGCGTGCGTCAGGCGGGTGCGCTGGTGGTCGGTCGGGTAGACGACCACCTGCGTCTTTCCCGCCAACCTGCGGAAGGCCGCAGAGTGCACGATCCGGTCGCGGTCACGCTCGAAGCAGGTGCGCAGCGGGTCGGGTTCCTCCTGAATGGCCCGCTCGCCCGAGCCGCGCGAGAAGGCCGCCTCCGGCACCAGCGTCAGCCGCTCCAGCTCCTCTCGGGCCTCCCGGCGGCGCGGCTCGCGGGGCGAGACGCGCGCCCGCGAGGACGAGTGGGCGACGGTGACGTCCGAGCCGTGGCCGTGCATCGTCTCGGCCCAGGCCCGTGCGCGCGGCAACAGGTTGTCGTTCATCCCCTCAAACGTAGTCCACGCCAACGGCGGAAGCGCGTAGGCGGAACCGCCGGCCGCTCGCCCTGCGGGACCCACTCCGACAGCGGCTCCCCAGTGTAGATCTGCCGGGGCCGGTAGATGCGCTGACCCGGGTTGTCGTGGACCTCCTTCCAGTGCGCGATCCAGCCCGGCGTGCGGCCGATCCCGAACAGCACCGTGAACATGTCCTTCGGGATGCCGATGGCGCGCAGGATGATGCCGGAGTAGAAGTCGACGTTCGGGTAGAGGCGGCGCGAGGTGAAGTAGTCGTCAGCGAGCGCGATCTGCTCGACCTCACGGGCGATGTCCAGCAGCGGGTCGGTCACGTGCATCGAGTCGAGCAGCGAGTCCGCGGCCTCCTTGAGGATCTTCGCCCGCGGGTCGAAGTTGCGGTAGACGCGGTGTCCGAAGCCCATCAGCTTGACGTCGGATGACTTGTCCTTGACCTTCGCGACGTACTCCGCGGCCGTCAGGTCGCCCTCGTTGATCCGCTCCAGCATCTCGATGACGGCCATGTTGGCGCCGCCGTGCAGGCGACCCCACAGGGCGTTGACGCCGGCGGACACCGACGCGAACAGGTTCGCCTGCGACGAGGCGACCATGCGGACGGTCGACGTCGAGCAGTTCTGCTCGTGGTCGCCGTGCAGGACAAGGAACATGTTGAGCGCGTGGGCGACCTCGGGCGTCGCCTCGTAGTCGCGGTACGGGACCGAGAACATCATGTGCAGGAAGTTCTCGGCGTAGGGCAGGTCGTAGCGAGGGTAGGTGACCGGCTGCCCCAGGTGCGACTTGTAGGACGCCGCCGCGATCGTGCGGGTCTTGGCGAGCAGGCTGGCCGCCGCCCGACGGAATCCCGCCTCGTCGTCGAACTCCTGGTGCGGCTCGTAGCTCTGCAGCGCGTTGATCATCGACGAGAGAATGCTCATCGGGTGTGCGTTGACGGGGAACCCGTCGAAGTGCTTGCGCATATCGCGGTGTAGCGACGAGTTCTCGGTCAGCAGGTCGCGGAACTCGTCGCGCTGTTCCTTGTCGGGCAGCGAGCCGAAAATCAGCAGCTCGGCGGTCTCGATGAAGCTCGAGCGGGCGGCCAGGTCCTCGATGGGCACGCCGCGGTACCGCAGGATGCCCTTCTCGCCGTCGATGAAGGTGATCGCCGACTCGCACGAGCCGGTGTTGCCGTAGCCGTCGTCGAGGGTGATGAGCCCGGTCGCGGCGCGCAGCGAGCTGATGTCGATGCCGCGCTCGCCCTCGGTTCCGGTCACGACGGGCAGCACGTGCTCGACCCCGTCGACGACGAGGGTCACAGATTCGGTCATTGGGGATTTCCTCCGATCGAAGGGGCAGCCCACGAGGAGCAACCGCGTTTCGGGGAATCTACTCCGGCCTTCTCTGGCGTTCCCGGGTCGGGTCGGATAACGGGACTCCTCAGCCGCCCGAGACACCGACCTCAGCGTCGCTCAGGTCCAGGTCGCAGCCGGAGGTGTCGTCGTACCAGCCGTGCGGAAGGACGACCTTGCCTCGCGGCGACCCCTGCCGCCCGCGCGGCGTCCCCAGTTCCGCGACGGGGAACTGTGCGTCCGCATCGAGCTGGCTGACCAGGTCCCGGAGCTCGTCCAGCGACGAGACCATCGCGAACGACCGGCGCAGCTCGCCGACGGGGTAGCCCTTGAAGTACCAGGCCATGTGCTTGCGCAGGTCCGTCAGCCCGTGTCGCTCGCCCTGGTGCTCGGCGAGAAGCTCCGCGTGCCGGATGATCATCCGGCCGACCTCGCCGAGCGTCGGGCGGATCCGCTGGCCCTCCCCGCGGAAGGCGGCAGCCAGGTCGCCGAACAGCCAGGGGCGGCCGAGGCAGCCGCGGCCGATGACGACGCCGTCGCAGCCGGTCTCCTCCATCATGGTCAGCGCGTCCTCGGCCTCCCAGATGTCGCCGTTGCCGAGCACCGGGATGCCGACCGCCTGCTTGAGCTCCGCGATCCGGGCCCAGTCGGCCTCCCCCGAGTACGCCTGCGCGACGGTGCGGCCGTGCAGGGTGATCGCCGCCGCGCCCTCCTCCTCGGCGATGCGGCCCGCGTCGAGGAATGTGATGTGGGCGTCGTCGATGCCGATGCGGGTCTTGACGGTGACGGGCACGCCGAACTCGTCGGCCGCGGCGACCGTCTCACGGACTATGGCGCGCAGCCGGTCCCGCTTGTAGGGCAGCACTCCCCCGCCGCCCTTCCGGGTGACCTTCGGCACGGGGCAGCCGAAGTTGAGGTCGATGTGGTCGACGGCGAAGTCTCGGGCGAGGATGCGGGCGGCCTCGGCCATGATCGGGGCGTCGACGCCGTAGAGCTGCACCGAGCGGGTGGTCTCGCCGTCGTCGAAGCGCACCATGTCGCGCGACTTCGGATCACCGACGACCAGCCCACGCGACGTGATCATCTCGCACACGTACAGCCCGGCGCCCTGCTCGCGGCACAGCTGCCGGTACGCGGCGTTCGTCACACCCGCCATGGGCGCGAGCACCACGGGCAGCTCGACGACGACGGCGTCGCGCCGGCTCGGCGCGTGCAGGCGCAGCGGGGCGAAGGTGGTGGCGGTCGCGGTCAACGCGGGGCTCCTCGGGGTAGCAGGGCGACGTGACAGTCTACGTCGTGGATGAGGCGAGGCGAGAATCGTCGTCGGGGTGGAACCCTTCGCTCCGCTCAGGGCCCTTCGACAAGCTCAGGGAACCGGGGCAGGCCCAGGGAACCTGACGGGTCGCCGAGCACTTCGACAGGCTCAGCACATGCCTGTCGAGGTGCCTCGAGCGCAGCGAGAGGAGTCTCCGGGCGGAGAGCTTCAGCCGACCGGGCGGTGGCGGCGACTGTAGGGGGCGACCATCGGAGTGCCGCTCACGGGGTCCGGGAGGACCTCGGAGTCGATGCCGAAGACCTCCTTCACCAGAGCCGCGTCGACGATGTCGACGGGGGCGCCCTGCGCCACGATCCGGCCGTCCTTCATCGCGATCAGATGCTCGGCGTAGCGGCAGGCCAGCGCCAGCTCGTGCAGCACCATCACGACGGTGGTGCCGCGACGCTCGTTCAGGTCAGCGAGCAGGTCGAGCACGTCGATCTGGTGCGAGATGTCGAGGTAGGTGGTCGGCTCATCCAGCAGGAGCAGGTCGGTGGCCTGCGCCAGAGCCATGGCGATCCAGACGCGCTGACGCTGGCCGCCGGACAGCTCGTCCACACTGCGCTCGGCCAGGTCGATCACCCCGGCGGAGGCCATCGCCTCGTCGACGATCTCGTCGTCGTTCGCCGTGCCTCGCCGCAGCCAGCCCTGGTGCGGGTAGCGGCCGCGGGAGACGAGGTCGGCCACGGTGATCGAGTCGGGCGCGATGGGCGACTGCGGCAGGAGGCCCAACAGTGTGGCGACACGTGAGGTCGGCATGGTGTGGATGTCGTGGCCGTCGAGTAGCACCTTCCCGGAGGTCGGCGCCAGCAGGCGCGCCAGGCCCCGCAGCAGCGTGGACTTGCCGCACGCGTTGGCGCCCACGATGACGGTGAGGCGGCCGGGGGGCACGTCGAGGTCGAGCCCGTCGACGACGGTGCGCTGGTCGTAGCCGAGGCTGACGCTCTCGGCGCTCAGCTGGTGCGACGTGGTCACGATCGTCCTCCCGGGCGGTTGGTGTCGTTCCTGGCCAGCAGCCAGGCGAGGTAGGGGGCGCCGAGGGCGCCGGTGACGACGCCGACGGGCAGGTTGACGCCCGAAACGGCGTACTGGGCGATGAGATCCGCGCCGATGACGAGCGCGGCGCCGACCGCGGTGGCCGCGGCGGGCGAGGCTGACGCGTGGCCGACCAGGCGGCGCGCGATCTGGGGCGCCATCAGCGCGACGAACCCGACGGGGCCGGCCGCTCCGACCGCGACCGCGGCGAGCACGACGGCGGTCAGGAGCACGAGGACGCGGGTGCGCTCGACCCGGAACCCGAGGCCCGCGGCCGTCGCGTCGCCGAGCTCGAGCGCGCGCAGCCCCCTGGCCTGCAGCGCAAGCGCGACCAGCGCCAGGATGCCGACGACGGCGGTGACGGTCACGACCGGCCACCCCGCCCCGTTCAGCGAGCCGACCAGCCAGGTGTAGGCCACGGCCGCGTCACGGCTGTCGACCGTGGTGATCAGGTAGCTGGTCAACGCCGTGGCGACCGCGGCCACGCCGATGCCGACCAGCACCAGGCGCATCCCGACGAGCCCGCGGTTCCACGTCAGGCCCGCCACGATCGCGGCCCCGACGACGCCGCCGACGGCGACCAGCAGGGTGAGCGGCAGCCCGGAGATGCCGAGCAGCAGCACGCCGGCAACGCCCGCGGTGCCGGACGCGGACGTGACGCCGATGATGTCCGGGCTGGCGAGCGGGTTGCGCAGCACGGCCTGGAACACGGCGCCGGACGCGCCGAGGCAGCCGCCGACGAGCACGGCGGCCAGCGCCCGTGGGAGGCGGTTCTGCAGCACGACGAAGTTGGTGATCCGGTCGCCGCGTCCGGTGAGCGCCTCGAGCACCTCGGTCGGGGTGAGCCCCGCCTGGCCGAGCATCAGCGCGACGACGAACAGAGCGAGAGCCAGCGTCGTCATGCATAGGCCGACGGTCATGGTGCGGCGGCGGAGGTTCCGCCGGCAGGTCGCGGTGACGCTCACAGGCCGGCCGCCCTTCCCCGTCGGATCAACGCGATGAACACCGGGGCGCCGACGACGGCCACGACGATGCCCACCTGCAGCTCGCTCGGCCGGGCGACGATCCGCGCCACGACGTCGGCGAACAGCAGGATCGCGGCGGCCGCGGGCGCGCTGTAGGGCAGGATCCAGCGGTAGTCGGGCCCCGTGAAACGGCGCACGGCGTGCGGGACGACCAGCGCGAGGAAGCTGATCGGGCCGGCGACGGCGGTGGCGGTTCCGACGAGCACCACGAGGATCGCGCCGACCAGCAGCCGCGTGCGGCCGACGTTCAGGCCGAGGCCTGCGGCGGTGTCGTCGCCGAGCGCGAGCAGGTTGAGGGGCCGGCCGAGGAACAGCGCGGCGACGACGCCGGCCACGAGGAACGGCGCGATCGGCCCGAGCACGTCGAAGCCGCGGCCGGCGAGCGCGCCGACCTGCCAGAACCGCATGGTGTCGAGCGCCTCGGCGCGCGCGATCAGGAGGCCCGAGACCAGCGAGGTGGCGGCGGCGCCGATCGCGGCGCCGGCGAGCGTGAGCTTGACGGGTGTGGCGCCCTCCCGACCGCGCGAGGCGATGAACCACACGAGCGCGGAGGCGATGCAGGCGCCGGCGAAGGCGAACCAGAGGTAGCCCGCGGGGTTCGTGACGCCGAAGGCGACGATGCCCACCACCACGGCGAGCGACGCTCCGGGGGAGATGCCGAGCAGGCCAGGGTCGGCGATGGGGTTGCGGGTCAGGCCCTGTGCGACGGCCCCCGCCAGCCCCAGCGCGGCCCCTACGGCGATGCCGACCACCGTCCTGGGCAGCCGCTTGTCGATGATGGCGATGTGCTCGGGGTCGGCCGCGTCGTAGGCGACGATCGCCCGCCACACGCTCTCGAGCGAGATGTCGGCGCTGCCGACGGCGAGGCTGAGGAACGACGCGGCCACCAGAGCGACGATCAGCACCACGGCCCCCAGGGCGCGCCGGTCCGTGGACCGGCCCCGGTCGAGCCCCGGGGCCGGTCTGCTGGAGGTGCTGGTGCTACTTGACACGCTCAGCGGCCGCGGCGAGCTGCGGCACGTACTGGTCGAGCATCCACGGGATGGACAGGACGGTCGGTGCGCTGGAGGCCATCACGAAGGACTCGCCCACGATCGGGGCGAAGCGCTCCTCCTTGACCTGCGGCATGGCCGCGACCAGCGGGTCGGCGACGAACGCGTCGGCCTCGTCCTGGCTGCCGAAGTAGGCCACGAGCACGTCGGACTCCACCTTCTGCAGGTTCTCGAACGAGACGGGGAAGAAGTACGAGTCGTCCTCCTTCGGATCCAGCGCGTCGACCGACGGGGCCACCGACATGCCGAGCTGGGCGAGCAGCTGCACGCGCGGGTCGGTGTCGCGGAAGATGTTGAGCACCTCGGGCTGGTTGTTCGCGGCGTAGACGAACGTCTTCCCGTCGAGCACCGGGTTGTCGGCGGCAAGCTTGGCGACGGCGTCATCGGTCTGCTGCACGAGAGCGGCGGCCTCGTCCTCCAGCCCGAGGGCCCGGCCGACGATCGTCGTCTGGTCCTGCCAGGTGGTGGCCCACATCTGGTCGGGGTAGGCGACGACCGGAGCGATCTGGCTGAGCGAGTCGAACTGTTCCTGCGTGAGGCCGGAGTAGGGGGCGAGGATGACGTCGGGCCTGACGGCCACGAACTCCTCCACGTCCGGCTCGCCGTTCTCGGTGCCGGTGAGCAGCGTCGGGGTCTCGCCGCCGAGCTCGGTGATCTTGTCGGCGTCCCAGGGCAGGACACCGTCCTCGTTGCCGCCGTAGGTGTTGGCTGGCATCGCGACGGGCACGACACCCAGTGCGAGCACGGCATCCTGCGCGGACCAGCCCCAGGTCGCGACGCGCTCGGGCTTGGACTCGATCACCGCGTCGCCGAGGGCGGAGGTGATGGTGACGGGGAATGCGTCGTCGGCGGCGGACGAGGAGGTCGAGGCGGCATCGGTGGTCGCGTCGCTGCTGGAACCGCAACCGGTCAGCGCGAGGGCGGCGACCAGCACCGACGAGACGCCGAGGGCTGCTCGCTTGGCGATGGCATGCATGGGGAACCTTTCGGAGGCGGCCCTTGTCAGGGCCGCGGGCCGGTCTGGAATAAAGCAAGGACAATATAGAGCTAAACCGGGGCGGACACTCAGTCGCCACAGCGACGGCGGGATAGGGCAGCATTGCCTTCATGAGGAACCACCGATGAGCACGCACCTGACAGCCGTCTCCGACCCGGACGAGCTGGCGCGCGTCTACCGCGAGCTGCTGGAGCCCAGCTTCCCCGCCGACGAGCTCGGTCCACTGGAGGCGCTCCAGGCCGACCTCGGTGATCCCGGCTCGCTGGTCCTGACTCTGCGGGACGACGAGGGCCTGGACCTGGCCGTGTCGATCGCCTTCCACGACGCCGGCGCGGGAGTGCTGCTGCTCGCCTATCTGGCGGTCCGGCCGGGCACGCGCGGCGGCGGGTACGGCAACGCGCTGATGGCGGGCTCTCTCCAGCGGTGGGACGAGGTCTTCTCCCCGGATTTCGTGATCGGCGAGGTCGAGCGGCCGGGCGACCGCGCCGACGTGGTCGAGGAACACGGCGACCCGGAGGCCAGGCTGCGGTTCTACCGCCGCTTCGGTGCGCGGCGCGTCGTCGCCCCGTTCTTCCAGCCCGGGATCGCGCCGGCACGCCACCGTATCCCGATGTACCTCATGCTGCTGAACATCTCCCCCTCCGCGAGGGTGGGCGAGGAGGTCGACGGGCACCTCAGCGTCTCGGCGCCGCCGCTGCGGGCATTCGTCGCCGACTACATCGCGGCCACCGAGGAGCGCCCGCCCACCGACCCCGAGGCCGTCGAGCTGCTGGCCGCCCTGGGGGGCGACACCGTGGACACCGTTCCCCTCTGACCAGCGGGCCTGCCGCCCGGCTCAGAGGCGCTCCAGCTCGAACAGGACGGCCGACTCGGGCAGCATCATCGGGGCGCGCACCCCGACGGTGCCGAGCAGTCTGCCCGGCAGCACGACGGGCTGCGCCTCCCACGCGGGGCGCAGCTGCGGCGGCACCGGCTGCCGGTCGATGACGGTCAGCCGGTAGTCCGCGTCACTGTCGAGGCCGGGGAACCGCACAAGGCCGAGGTTGGCGCCAGGCGTGGCGGACAGCTGAGCCAGCGAGAAGATCGCCTTGTCATTCGTGACGACGCCCTTGAACCAGGTGCCGGGATCCGGGGTGTCGACGCGGATCTGCCGACCGCCGAGCAGCACTGATCGGTTGGCCTTGTACCAGTCGATCCACCAGCCCAGCTCGGCCAGCTCGTCCTCGGTGGCCTGCGCGAGGTCCCACTCGATGCCCAGGTGCCCGAACACGGCGGTGGCGGCCCGGAAGGTGAGGTCGTGCCAGCGCCCCGTCGTGTGCGAACGGCCCGAGGCGATGTGGCTGCCCTGGAACTCCGGCGGGATCAGCTGGCCGGTCCACGGCAGCATCCGCTGCCGCTCGGCCGGGTCGATGATGTCGGAGACCCACACCCGCTCGGTCCGCTTGAGGACCTCGAGGTCGACTCGGGCGCCGCCGGAGCTGCACGACTCGAACTCCACGCCCGGGTGCCGCCGGCGCAGCTCGTCGAGCAGCCGGTAGAAGGCGGCGGTCTGCGCGTGCACGCCGGGCCGGCCGTCCGGCCCGCTGCCGGCGTCGACCAGGTCGCGGTTGTGGTCCCACTTCACGTAATCGATGCGGTACTCGGCGAGCACGGCGTCCACCTGGCCGAGGACGTGGGCGAAGGCGCCCTCGTCGGCGAGGTTGAGCACCTGCTGGAAGCGCGACTCGACAGGCAGCCGGCCGGCGGGCTGCAGCACCCACTCTGGATGCGCCCGGGCGACGTCGGAGTCGAGGTTGACCATCTCGGGCTCGAACCAGAGCCCGAACTGCATGCCGAGGTCCTTGACCTGGTCGACCAAGGGGTGCAGGCCGTCGGGCCACGCCTGGGGGGAGACGACCCAGTCGCCCAGGCCGGCGCGCTCGTTGCGGCGGCCACCGAACCAGCCGTCGTCGAGCACGAACCGCTCGACGCCCACCCTCGCCGCGCGGCGGGCGAGGTCGACGAGACGGTCGGCATCGTGGTCGAAGTAGACGGCCTCCCAGACGTTGAGCGTCACCGGGCGGTCGGCCGACGGGGCGTGGGGCTGGGCCCGGAGGAAGCCGTGGAAACGATCGGCGACCGCGTCGAGGCCG is from Tessaracoccus palaemonis and encodes:
- a CDS encoding GNAT family N-acetyltransferase, giving the protein MSTHLTAVSDPDELARVYRELLEPSFPADELGPLEALQADLGDPGSLVLTLRDDEGLDLAVSIAFHDAGAGVLLLAYLAVRPGTRGGGYGNALMAGSLQRWDEVFSPDFVIGEVERPGDRADVVEEHGDPEARLRFYRRFGARRVVAPFFQPGIAPARHRIPMYLMLLNISPSARVGEEVDGHLSVSAPPLRAFVADYIAATEERPPTDPEAVELLAALGGDTVDTVPL
- a CDS encoding alpha-galactosidase, with translation MDTRLVLSAAGVSIALETTGGDLPEVLHWGDHLGPVSETQLTELSAATRATVAPSAPDLPVRYAVLPEARRGITVRPGLIGSRDGREWTPYWRVDAVTVDGAPAPAFASLGAASVGFHAVAPGLELTITVELTPQGLVAAQAAVTNLGAGTFTVDEFTLALPVPTRATEVLDFAGRWGVERFPQRTTLGTGAHRREGRHGRTGADAAYVLHIGEAGFGFGAGEVWCVHTAWSGNHIHQVERDLYGTQLISGGELLLPGEARLATGESYATPWLYFGHGHGLDAVADRFHGFLRAQPHAPSADRPVTLNVWEAVYFDHDADRLVDLARRAARVGVERFVLDDGWFGGRRNERAGLGDWVVSPQAWPDGLHPLVDQVKDLGMQFGLWFEPEMVNLDSDVARAHPEWVLQPAGRLPVESRFQQVLNLADEGAFAHVLGQVDAVLAEYRIDYVKWDHNRDLVDAGSGPDGRPGVHAQTAAFYRLLDELRRRHPGVEFESCSSGGARVDLEVLKRTERVWVSDIIDPAERQRMLPWTGQLIPPEFQGSHIASGRSHTTGRWHDLTFRAATAVFGHLGIEWDLAQATEDELAELGWWIDWYKANRSVLLGGRQIRVDTPDPGTWFKGVVTNDKAIFSLAQLSATPGANLGLVRFPGLDSDADYRLTVIDRQPVPPQLRPAWEAQPVVLPGRLLGTVGVRAPMMLPESAVLFELERL